In the genome of Ignavibacteriales bacterium, one region contains:
- a CDS encoding succinate dehydrogenase cytochrome b subunit encodes MGWFLKFINSSIGKKFVMAVTGLFLVIFLVVHLIGNITLFFGAETFNQYVLALDVVKPAIRVIELVLLATFILHILNGLKLWMENKKARGITYKVNGSPENSTLFSRFMVETGSIVFIFLVLHLATFFWRFNFHDPEGLADHHRYFDIVVSFFQIPWYAIFYIIAVVLLGFHLNHGFQSAFQTFGWNHKKYFPLIKKIGTLYAIVMAVGFASMPVYFFFFYGGN; translated from the coding sequence ATGGGCTGGTTTCTAAAATTTATCAACTCATCTATCGGGAAAAAATTTGTTATGGCTGTAACAGGACTTTTCCTGGTAATCTTTCTTGTTGTTCACCTTATCGGAAACATTACACTGTTCTTCGGTGCTGAAACTTTTAACCAGTATGTTCTTGCTCTTGATGTCGTTAAACCGGCAATCAGGGTGATCGAACTTGTACTTCTTGCGACATTCATTCTGCATATCCTGAATGGCTTAAAACTATGGATGGAGAATAAAAAAGCAAGAGGGATAACTTATAAAGTTAATGGCTCCCCTGAGAACTCAACTTTATTCTCACGTTTTATGGTTGAGACAGGATCAATAGTTTTTATTTTTCTTGTTCTTCATCTCGCAACATTTTTTTGGCGGTTTAATTTTCATGATCCGGAAGGATTGGCAGATCATCACAGGTATTTTGATATCGTAGTAAGTTTCTTTCAGATACCGTGGTATGCAATCTTCTACATCATAGCAGTTGTGCTTTTAGGATTTCATCTTAATCATGGTTTTCAAAGCGCCTTTCAGACGTTCGGATGGAATCATAAAAAATATTTTCCGCTCATCAAAAAGATTGGGACGCTCTATGCAATTGTTATGGCAGTTGGTTTTGCATCTATGCCTGTTTATTTCTTTTTCTTTTACGGAGGTAACTAA
- a CDS encoding succinate dehydrogenase/fumarate reductase iron-sulfur subunit gives METKKLNLKLKIWRQKNSNSVGSFVDYDVSVSPDASFLEMLDELNNTLEAKGEEAAHFESDCREGICGTCGLVINGHPHGPLPKIATCQLHMRNFKDGETLWIEPFRAAAFPVIKDLIVDRAGFDKILQSGGYVSVNTGGVPDGNMIPISKEVASDAMDAAACIGCGACVAACKNASAMLFVSAKVSQYALLPQGQPERYERVEKMIKVMDDLGFGSCTNTYACEAECPKGISVTNIARMNRDFVVAKFKNKEVSV, from the coding sequence ATGGAAACCAAAAAACTAAATCTGAAACTCAAAATCTGGAGACAAAAAAATTCTAACTCCGTAGGCAGTTTTGTTGACTATGATGTATCCGTTTCACCTGATGCTTCCTTCCTTGAAATGCTTGATGAACTGAACAACACACTTGAAGCTAAAGGTGAAGAAGCGGCTCACTTTGAAAGTGATTGCCGCGAAGGTATATGCGGAACATGCGGATTGGTTATAAACGGACACCCGCACGGACCGTTACCGAAAATAGCAACCTGTCAACTTCACATGAGAAATTTCAAAGATGGTGAAACACTATGGATCGAACCATTCCGTGCCGCAGCATTTCCGGTTATAAAAGATCTTATTGTTGATCGTGCGGGATTTGATAAAATACTTCAGTCTGGTGGATATGTTTCCGTAAATACCGGCGGAGTTCCTGACGGAAACATGATACCGATTTCAAAAGAGGTAGCAAGTGACGCAATGGATGCAGCCGCCTGTATAGGATGCGGTGCGTGTGTTGCTGCCTGTAAAAATGCTTCGGCAATGTTGTTTGTATCAGCCAAAGTTTCACAATACGCTTTGCTGCCGCAGGGGCAGCCTGAAAGATATGAGCGTGTTGAAAAAATGATAAAGGTCATGGATGATCTTGGATTCGGAAGCTGCACAAATACTTATGCTTGTGAAGCTGAATGTCCAAAAGGAATTTCAGTCACGAACATTGCAAGAATGAATCGAGACTTTGTTGTTGCAAAGTTTAAGAATAAAGAAGTAAGTGTTTGA
- a CDS encoding M48 family metalloprotease codes for MKKPILYLLFIFSISCFNSCDSGINVFSKADDVQLGLDVSSEIKGNPQEYPIYQGDPALKAYINERLFNHILASPQIESKTIYPYQLEIIDKDILNAFALPGGYLYVYTGLLSYLDTEAALAGVLGHEIAHAERRHATQRMTSYYGVSFLLSLILGENPSQIAEVAANLFVGLAFLANSRSDENDADEYSFNYLKDTRYYPGGVKFFFEKMRDEGLVSSQSDKIATFLSTHPDPVDRIANTDQRLSTGGYSIKNYQSSGEGIYREEYQANIKNRLGKR; via the coding sequence ATGAAAAAACCAATTTTGTATTTACTTTTTATTTTCTCCATATCGTGTTTTAACTCTTGTGATTCCGGTATTAATGTTTTTTCAAAAGCGGATGATGTTCAACTTGGTTTAGATGTTAGTTCGGAGATAAAGGGCAATCCGCAGGAGTATCCAATCTACCAGGGTGACCCAGCACTCAAAGCTTATATTAATGAAAGATTATTCAATCACATTCTTGCATCGCCGCAGATTGAAAGCAAAACCATTTATCCATATCAACTTGAAATTATTGACAAGGATATTTTAAACGCTTTTGCATTACCCGGCGGTTATTTATATGTATATACAGGATTATTGAGTTACCTTGATACAGAGGCTGCACTTGCAGGAGTTCTTGGTCATGAAATAGCCCACGCAGAAAGACGTCACGCTACACAAAGAATGACTTCTTATTATGGTGTTTCATTCCTGCTTAGTCTTATTCTTGGAGAGAACCCTTCTCAAATTGCTGAAGTTGCAGCTAATCTGTTCGTAGGATTGGCATTTTTGGCAAACAGCAGATCAGATGAAAATGATGCCGACGAGTACTCCTTCAATTATTTAAAAGATACCCGATATTATCCCGGTGGTGTAAAATTCTTTTTTGAAAAAATGAGAGATGAAGGGTTAGTCAGTTCACAAAGTGATAAAATTGCAACGTTCCTGTCAACTCACCCGGATCCGGTAGACCGTATTGCTAATACCGATCAAAGATTATCTACGGGCGGTTATTCAATTAAAAATTATCAAAGTTCGGGTGAAGGAATATATCGGGAAGAGTATCAGGCTAATATTAAAAACCGGTTAGGGAAGAGATAA
- a CDS encoding helix-turn-helix domain-containing protein produces MLTDIHKASTNIHKVLTDIHKASTNIHKVLIKIHKVLTNIHKVLTNIHKVSTDIHKVSTDIHKTSLKLHEVFTNFIPTFSQQSINIRQEINMLTYNLQLLFRQRAIKNPVSFLMKAGFNRQTALRIKNNKFKALKLSQVEKLCIALYCTPNDLIQYIPNPQKPISNHPLTNLVHKEQSEHLANFLDDIPIEKLSGFTQQIKQLKTQLLNT; encoded by the coding sequence GTGTTAACTGACATTCACAAAGCATCAACCAACATTCACAAAGTGTTAACTGACATTCACAAAGCATCAACAAACATTCACAAAGTACTAATCAAAATTCACAAAGTGCTAACTAACATTCACAAAGTGTTAACTAACATTCACAAAGTATCAACTGACATTCACAAAGTATCAACTGACATTCACAAAACTTCATTGAAACTTCACGAAGTATTTACTAATTTCATCCCAACATTTAGTCAACAATCCATAAACATTCGGCAGGAGATCAACATGCTTACATACAACCTTCAATTGCTTTTCAGGCAGCGTGCAATAAAGAACCCGGTTTCATTCTTAATGAAAGCAGGCTTCAACAGGCAAACAGCACTTCGCATAAAGAACAACAAATTCAAAGCACTCAAACTCTCGCAGGTAGAAAAACTCTGCATCGCGCTTTACTGTACTCCCAATGATTTAATCCAATACATCCCTAACCCCCAAAAACCGATTTCAAACCATCCGCTCACAAATCTCGTACACAAAGAACAATCAGAACACCTCGCAAACTTCCTCGACGATATTCCAATTGAAAAACTCAGCGGATTCACTCAGCAAATAAAACAACTAAAAACCCAACTCCTTAACACCTAA
- a CDS encoding T9SS type A sorting domain-containing protein: protein MKSIYSIFLFILIFSGFSLTQEQNKTKYVSGYSPHYQTISINQLKMIISNDGMGSYNPETGGAGLFWPGGKLADKPLATNDGLYWVGKIGDSVFAGASAYNTSYQPGKILSTGLADDPSTQHYRVYKINKQWESYPYGSEREKLEKDFIEWPVEDGAPFYDSNNDGRFEKGIDEPLFYGDEQLWFVANDLFAAQTIYSTGTFPAGVEMQVLIYAFKYAGLFENTLIKVYRLINKGGRTLDSLYIGYFAEAVLGDPNDNFAGCDTILNLGYFYNANPVDTLYSQPPAVGYKLLQGPMVVGSDIDSAKFNDWWMKGFKNLDINSFIASFPEYSFHGNGWLNNPLKGRVEIGAMFAGVELFLQSKGHFWDGSKFNDPLTGEPTNFILCGDPVLQTGWYEGTGWPNGPLPGRRALYMSAGPINFAPGDTQEVAYAIHVAQGNDNIDAIDRLKRNAKNIQYFYDHYSPQKSNTNFKPPLPEYYHLSQNYPNPFNPVTVIDYSLPVKGQVSLRVYDILGNEIKVIVNELQEAGDYRVQFNSDGLSSGVYFYSINSNEFLRTKKMMVIK from the coding sequence ATGAAGTCAATCTATAGTATTTTCCTTTTCATTCTTATCTTTTCAGGATTCTCTTTAACCCAGGAACAAAACAAAACCAAATATGTGTCAGGTTATTCACCTCATTACCAAACAATTTCCATCAACCAGTTAAAAATGATTATCAGCAATGATGGAATGGGTTCATACAATCCTGAAACAGGAGGTGCTGGTTTGTTCTGGCCTGGTGGAAAGCTTGCAGATAAACCTCTAGCTACAAATGATGGTCTTTACTGGGTAGGTAAAATTGGTGACTCAGTTTTTGCCGGCGCATCGGCTTATAACACAAGTTACCAACCCGGAAAAATTCTTAGCACCGGTCTTGCAGATGATCCATCAACTCAGCATTACAGAGTTTATAAAATTAATAAACAATGGGAATCATATCCATATGGTTCTGAAAGAGAGAAATTAGAAAAAGACTTTATTGAGTGGCCGGTTGAGGATGGGGCGCCTTTTTATGATTCAAATAATGACGGGAGGTTTGAAAAGGGAATTGACGAACCACTTTTTTACGGTGATGAACAATTATGGTTTGTTGCTAATGACCTATTTGCGGCACAAACGATCTATTCAACCGGAACGTTTCCAGCGGGTGTCGAAATGCAGGTCCTTATTTACGCGTTTAAATATGCGGGACTATTTGAAAATACGCTCATAAAAGTTTACAGGCTGATTAATAAGGGCGGACGAACTTTGGACAGCCTCTATATAGGTTATTTCGCTGAAGCAGTTCTCGGTGACCCAAATGATAATTTTGCAGGGTGTGATACTATTCTTAACCTTGGATATTTTTATAATGCCAATCCGGTTGATACACTTTATAGTCAGCCGCCAGCAGTAGGGTACAAGTTACTTCAAGGACCGATGGTTGTTGGTTCCGACATTGACTCAGCAAAATTTAACGATTGGTGGATGAAAGGTTTTAAGAATTTGGATATAAATTCATTCATTGCCTCGTTTCCGGAATATTCATTTCACGGAAATGGTTGGCTTAATAATCCATTAAAAGGCAGAGTTGAAATAGGGGCTATGTTTGCTGGAGTCGAACTTTTCTTACAGTCAAAAGGTCACTTTTGGGATGGAAGCAAATTCAATGATCCTCTTACCGGAGAGCCGACGAATTTTATTTTGTGCGGTGACCCGGTCTTACAAACGGGATGGTATGAAGGCACTGGCTGGCCAAATGGACCGTTGCCAGGACGGCGAGCTTTATATATGAGTGCCGGACCAATTAATTTTGCACCAGGTGATACGCAGGAAGTAGCTTATGCGATTCACGTTGCACAAGGCAATGACAATATTGATGCTATAGACAGATTAAAAAGGAATGCAAAAAACATTCAGTATTTTTATGATCATTATTCGCCTCAAAAATCAAATACAAATTTTAAACCACCTTTACCGGAGTACTATCACCTTTCTCAAAATTACCCGAATCCATTTAATCCTGTTACTGTTATTGACTATTCACTACCTGTAAAGGGGCAGGTATCACTAAGAGTCTATGATATTCTCGGTAATGAAATAAAAGTTATTGTCAATGAATTACAGGAAGCAGGAGACTACAGAGTTCAGTTCAATTCCGATGGACTCAGTTCCGGTGTTTATTTTTATAGCATTAATTCAAATGAATTCCTGAGAACAAAAAAGATGATGGTCATAAAGTGA
- a CDS encoding fumarate reductase/succinate dehydrogenase flavoprotein subunit, whose translation MAKLDSKIPAGNISEKWTNHKFNMKLVNPANKRKYDIIVVGTGLAGASAAASLGELGYNVKAFTFHDSARRAHSIAAQGGINASKNYQNDGDSVFRLFYDTVKGGDFRAREANVHRLAEVSGNIIDQCVAQGVPFAREYGGLLDNRSFGGAQVSRTFYARGQTGQQLLLGAVSALNRQVGKGSVKLYTRREMLDVVVVDGAAKGIVCRNLLTGEIEKYSAHAVVLATGGYSNVFFLSTNAMNCNATAIWRAHKKGAFFANPCFTQIHPTCLPLHGDSQSKLTLMSESLRNDGRVWVSKKKGDLRNPGDIPEDERDYYLERKYPSFGNLSPRDISSRAAKEACDDGRGVKGGEAVYLDFKDAINRLGQKVIEERYGNLFEIYETITGENPYKVPMMIYPAPHYTMGGLWVDYNLMSSIPGLFVLGEANFSDHGANRLGASALMQGLADGYFVIPYTMGNYLAGDKPSAVKTDHPEFEKVAGEVKDITSKLLSIKGKRTVDDLHKELGRVMWNKVGMARNEKGLKEAVGEIRTIKEEFWKNVTIPGSGDDINQTLERAGRLVDYFELGELMALDALNRNESCGGHFREEFQFEDGEAKRDDENYSHVAAWEYNGPEKWTMNKEPLNFEYVKPAIRSYK comes from the coding sequence ATGGCAAAGCTTGATTCAAAAATTCCAGCAGGAAATATTTCTGAAAAGTGGACTAACCATAAATTCAATATGAAGCTGGTTAACCCGGCAAATAAAAGAAAGTATGATATAATAGTTGTAGGAACCGGCCTGGCAGGTGCATCTGCAGCCGCGTCACTCGGTGAACTTGGTTACAACGTAAAAGCATTTACTTTTCATGACAGCGCAAGAAGAGCACATAGTATAGCAGCACAGGGCGGAATAAACGCGTCTAAAAATTATCAGAATGACGGTGATTCTGTTTTCAGATTATTTTATGATACAGTCAAAGGCGGCGACTTCCGCGCACGCGAAGCGAATGTTCATCGACTTGCTGAAGTCAGCGGAAACATAATTGATCAATGCGTTGCGCAAGGAGTTCCGTTCGCAAGAGAATACGGCGGCTTACTCGATAACAGATCATTTGGCGGAGCGCAGGTCTCAAGAACATTTTATGCGAGAGGTCAAACGGGACAGCAATTACTTCTTGGTGCTGTAAGCGCATTGAACAGACAGGTTGGAAAAGGTTCGGTTAAACTTTATACAAGACGCGAAATGCTTGATGTAGTTGTTGTTGATGGTGCGGCTAAAGGAATTGTTTGCAGAAATCTTTTAACAGGTGAGATAGAAAAATATTCTGCACATGCAGTTGTACTTGCAACAGGCGGCTACTCAAATGTTTTCTTCTTATCAACAAACGCGATGAATTGTAATGCGACTGCAATCTGGCGTGCCCATAAAAAGGGTGCCTTCTTTGCAAATCCCTGCTTTACGCAGATTCATCCAACATGTCTTCCACTTCACGGTGATTCACAATCAAAACTTACATTGATGAGCGAATCACTTCGTAATGACGGACGTGTTTGGGTATCAAAGAAAAAAGGAGATTTGAGAAACCCGGGTGATATTCCTGAAGATGAGAGAGATTATTATCTTGAAAGAAAATATCCTTCATTTGGAAATCTTTCACCGAGAGATATTTCATCAAGAGCCGCTAAAGAAGCTTGTGATGATGGTCGCGGTGTAAAAGGAGGGGAAGCTGTTTACTTAGATTTTAAAGATGCGATTAACAGACTGGGACAAAAAGTTATAGAAGAGCGTTATGGAAATCTTTTTGAAATATATGAAACGATAACCGGAGAAAATCCCTACAAAGTTCCGATGATGATTTATCCCGCACCGCATTACACAATGGGAGGACTCTGGGTTGATTACAACCTGATGAGTTCAATCCCGGGACTGTTTGTTCTTGGTGAAGCAAACTTCTCTGATCACGGCGCTAATCGTCTTGGCGCATCTGCTCTTATGCAAGGTCTGGCAGATGGTTATTTTGTTATTCCATACACAATGGGAAATTATCTTGCAGGCGATAAACCTTCAGCAGTCAAAACGGATCATCCGGAATTTGAAAAAGTTGCCGGTGAAGTTAAAGACATCACAAGTAAACTTCTTTCAATCAAAGGGAAAAGAACAGTTGATGATCTTCACAAAGAACTTGGACGCGTGATGTGGAACAAAGTAGGGATGGCAAGAAATGAAAAAGGATTAAAAGAAGCTGTCGGCGAAATAAGAACCATCAAAGAAGAATTCTGGAAAAATGTTACAATACCCGGAAGCGGAGATGATATCAATCAAACTCTTGAACGAGCAGGGAGGCTTGTTGACTATTTTGAACTTGGTGAATTGATGGCACTTGATGCATTAAACAGAAATGAATCATGCGGTGGACACTTCAGGGAAGAATTCCAGTTTGAAGATGGTGAAGCAAAGCGTGATGATGAAAATTATTCTCACGTTGCTGCATGGGAGTACAACGGACCTGAAAAATGGACGATGAATAAAGAACCGTTGAATTTTGAATATGTAAAACCTGCTATAAGGAGTTACAAATAA
- a CDS encoding lipocalin family protein, whose translation MKYFILLLVISCNLNSLPQDKKTVQTVKYVDLKKYVGLWYEISKIPNRFQKQCISNATAKYILDEDGDIKVVNSCVDDENEMDIAEGVAKVVDKKSNAKLEVSFVSFLGIRPFWGDYWIIGLDDNYNWAVVGTPDRKYGWVLSRTPELADEILLHINNILKENGYKPESFVKSPH comes from the coding sequence ATGAAATACTTTATTTTACTACTCGTAATAAGCTGCAATCTTAATTCATTACCACAGGACAAAAAAACAGTTCAAACAGTAAAGTATGTTGACCTGAAAAAATACGTAGGGCTGTGGTATGAAATATCAAAAATCCCAAACAGGTTTCAGAAGCAATGTATAAGTAATGCAACCGCTAAATATATTCTTGACGAAGATGGTGATATAAAGGTAGTTAATAGCTGCGTTGATGATGAGAATGAAATGGATATTGCTGAAGGTGTTGCAAAAGTCGTCGATAAAAAATCAAATGCAAAACTTGAAGTTAGTTTTGTAAGTTTTCTTGGTATTCGTCCGTTCTGGGGTGACTACTGGATAATTGGTCTTGATGATAATTACAATTGGGCGGTTGTCGGAACACCAGATAGAAAATATGGCTGGGTATTAAGCCGAACTCCTGAATTAGCCGATGAAATTCTGCTTCATATAAATAATATCTTAAAAGAGAACGGCTACAAACCTGAAAGTTTTGTAAAATCACCTCACTAA
- the obgE gene encoding GTPase ObgE: MFIDYAEIEITSGDGGKGAVTFRREKYVPKGGPSGGNGGNGGSVIFETDINLSTLLDFRYKKKYSASSGAIGGSSLKDGKSGSDIIIKVPVGTIIKNSANQKILYDLDKEGMKVTAAKGGKGGRGNSNFATPTNQAPRYAEPGTPGESKKVILELKLIADVGLIGFPNAGKSTLISTISAAKPKIADYPFTTLEPNLGIVRYKDYKSFTVADIPGLIEGAHTGKGLGHKFLRHIERTRILLFLIESTSENPQQDYNVLLSELKNYNLDLVNKKRLIAFTKCDLLTESEIKKLSKKKLKNNEGEISVISSATKEGIEPLLDKLWNMLHKN; encoded by the coding sequence ATGTTCATTGATTACGCTGAAATAGAAATCACCTCCGGCGATGGTGGTAAAGGGGCTGTTACATTTAGAAGGGAAAAGTATGTCCCCAAAGGCGGTCCATCAGGAGGAAACGGTGGTAACGGCGGAAGTGTAATTTTTGAAACTGATATTAATTTATCCACGCTGCTTGATTTCAGATATAAAAAAAAGTACAGTGCATCCAGCGGTGCGATAGGCGGCAGTTCATTAAAGGATGGCAAGAGCGGGAGTGATATAATAATTAAAGTACCGGTTGGTACTATCATTAAAAATTCTGCCAATCAAAAAATCCTTTATGACCTAGATAAAGAGGGAATGAAAGTCACTGCTGCAAAAGGTGGCAAAGGCGGAAGAGGTAACAGCAACTTTGCAACCCCCACAAACCAGGCACCAAGATATGCGGAACCCGGTACACCCGGCGAATCAAAAAAAGTTATCCTCGAATTAAAATTAATTGCAGATGTCGGATTAATTGGTTTTCCAAATGCTGGTAAGTCAACATTGATTTCTACTATCTCCGCTGCGAAACCTAAAATTGCTGATTATCCATTTACCACGTTAGAACCTAATCTTGGAATAGTGAGGTACAAAGACTATAAAAGTTTTACAGTTGCGGATATTCCGGGTCTAATTGAAGGGGCGCATACAGGTAAAGGTCTTGGGCATAAATTTTTAAGACATATCGAACGCACCAGGATTTTATTGTTTTTAATCGAATCAACATCAGAAAATCCTCAGCAGGATTATAATGTTCTGTTGTCTGAATTAAAAAATTACAACCTTGACCTGGTGAACAAGAAAAGGTTAATTGCGTTTACTAAATGTGATCTGTTGACTGAAAGTGAGATTAAAAAACTTTCAAAGAAAAAGTTAAAAAATAATGAAGGTGAAATTTCAGTCATTTCATCTGCAACAAAAGAAGGAATAGAACCTTTATTAGATAAGCTTTGGAATATGCTTCATAAAAATTAA
- a CDS encoding superoxide dismutase, with the protein MKIIAIEKEIKGVSDSQFTKSILKDEAEQAWQFYQQGFFREMYFTRGTNLAVIILECDGILEASQILNQLPLVKQGLIDFEINELLPYNGFERLFT; encoded by the coding sequence ATGAAGATAATAGCAATCGAAAAAGAAATAAAAGGTGTAAGTGATTCACAATTCACAAAATCAATACTGAAAGACGAAGCAGAACAAGCATGGCAATTTTATCAGCAAGGATTTTTCAGAGAAATGTATTTTACCAGAGGGACAAACCTTGCTGTAATAATTCTTGAATGTGATGGAATTCTTGAAGCAAGCCAGATTCTTAATCAGCTTCCACTAGTTAAACAAGGATTAATTGATTTTGAAATAAACGAACTTTTACCTTACAATGGTTTTGAGAGACTTTTCACCTGA
- a CDS encoding TonB-dependent receptor produces the protein MFNKIFVLSFSFLVISFQAFSQNSVIQKTDTIGFYRLNDVVISATKTESNLLELANSVTVIDSQKIANSSSTNVFDVIKNETGISFTRQGGVGTLSNLYIRGANSGHTLVLIDGVEMNLTSDPSGVYDFSTLPLDNIEKIEIVRGPQSTLYGSDALAGLINIITQKGNGKPKFSLLTEGGSYNTYKAQLGMNGSTERFNYSLSFNRAGSDGFSAASEKYGNTEKDGYTFNNLSGVIGYSVDENTDVNLYARYTKSKSDYDQFGGILGDDPSYIFDQEEIFFRGEGKFKFFNDQLSSKIGASFIRNVRKYEFDTSAASIFYSNSFYDGQKYKLDWQNDLSFINANVFTIGAELEFDEAFSEYYSNSYQTPSFPFESIVPMQQTRTLGLYIQDQVNLFDRLYATIGGRLDGHSKFGSQFTYRFAPAIMIWETGTKLKATVGSGFKAPSLYYLFDPAYGNESLNPEKSFGWDAGIEQFFFREKISLGVTYFNNNFKDMFGFDAVTFKTININKAETKGFEFFAQSQMIDDIELKLNYTFTDARDKSDGSSNFDTRLVRRPESKTGFYASYNFLNKANISTDITWVGTREDINFSTFLRTELKGFVLVNLAAHYDVFEFLRIHLRVENLLDKEYEEVYGYATPGQSFYGGIKVTL, from the coding sequence ATGTTCAATAAAATTTTTGTTCTGAGTTTTTCATTCCTGGTAATTTCCTTTCAGGCATTCTCTCAGAATTCAGTTATACAAAAGACGGACACAATTGGCTTTTACCGGTTGAATGATGTTGTCATTTCGGCAACAAAAACTGAATCCAATCTTTTGGAACTTGCAAATTCAGTAACGGTTATTGATTCACAAAAAATTGCCAACAGCAGCTCGACAAATGTTTTCGATGTAATAAAAAATGAAACAGGAATTAGTTTTACCAGGCAGGGCGGAGTTGGTACTCTTTCCAACCTTTACATACGCGGCGCAAACTCAGGACACACTCTGGTGTTGATAGACGGCGTTGAAATGAATCTTACAAGCGATCCATCCGGTGTTTATGATTTTTCAACATTACCTCTGGATAACATTGAGAAAATTGAAATCGTCCGAGGACCGCAATCGACATTATACGGCTCTGACGCACTTGCTGGATTGATAAATATTATCACTCAAAAAGGAAATGGTAAACCGAAATTTTCTTTACTTACCGAAGGCGGTTCATACAATACTTATAAGGCTCAACTTGGTATGAACGGATCAACTGAAAGGTTTAACTATTCGCTTTCATTTAACCGTGCTGGAAGCGATGGGTTTTCTGCGGCTTCTGAAAAATACGGCAATACTGAAAAAGATGGATATACTTTCAACAATCTTTCCGGTGTAATTGGATATTCAGTTGATGAAAATACTGATGTGAATCTTTATGCAAGATATACAAAATCAAAATCTGATTATGACCAATTCGGCGGAATCCTTGGTGATGACCCATCATATATCTTTGACCAGGAGGAAATTTTCTTTCGCGGTGAAGGAAAGTTTAAGTTTTTTAATGATCAGTTGAGTTCAAAAATAGGAGCATCATTCATCAGGAATGTCCGGAAATATGAATTCGATACTTCCGCTGCGAGCATATTTTATTCAAACAGTTTTTATGACGGACAAAAATATAAACTCGACTGGCAGAATGATTTAAGTTTTATTAATGCAAACGTTTTTACAATCGGTGCTGAACTTGAATTCGATGAAGCATTCAGCGAGTACTATTCAAACTCATACCAAACTCCCTCCTTCCCGTTCGAAAGTATTGTACCTATGCAGCAAACAAGAACATTGGGACTATATATTCAGGATCAGGTTAATCTTTTTGACAGACTTTACGCAACAATCGGCGGAAGATTAGATGGCCACAGTAAATTTGGTTCACAGTTTACTTACAGATTTGCACCCGCAATTATGATTTGGGAAACAGGAACGAAGTTGAAAGCAACCGTCGGTTCGGGATTTAAAGCACCATCACTCTATTACCTTTTTGATCCGGCTTATGGTAATGAATCACTCAATCCCGAAAAAAGTTTTGGCTGGGACGCAGGCATTGAGCAGTTCTTCTTTAGAGAAAAAATTTCTCTTGGTGTTACTTACTTCAATAATAATTTTAAAGATATGTTCGGGTTTGATGCGGTTACATTCAAAACAATTAACATAAATAAAGCAGAGACAAAAGGATTTGAATTTTTTGCTCAATCACAAATGATTGATGACATTGAGTTGAAACTGAATTACACTTTTACAGATGCACGCGATAAAAGTGACGGCTCTTCAAACTTTGATACAAGGCTTGTAAGAAGACCCGAAAGCAAAACAGGATTTTATGCTTCATACAACTTTTTGAATAAAGCGAATATAAGTACGGATATAACCTGGGTTGGAACAAGGGAGGATATTAACTTCTCAACTTTCCTTAGGACAGAGTTAAAAGGTTTTGTCCTTGTAAACCTTGCCGCACACTATGATGTGTTTGAATTCCTGAGAATACATTTACGTGTTGAGAACTTGCTGGATAAAGAGTATGAAGAAGTTTACGGCTATGCTACACCGGGTCAGTCGTTTTATGGAGGAATAAAAGTTACCCTTTAA
- the secG gene encoding preprotein translocase subunit SecG, whose protein sequence is MYTLLVALSIIISILLIIIVLMQSSKGGGLAGTFGGAGGMGSMFGTRRTADFLSKATWWLGGTLAVLAIVINLFFLPGQSSQDQIESVIQKSGRQNVPTTPTLPQSTNTTP, encoded by the coding sequence ATGTATACTTTATTAGTAGCTTTATCAATAATAATTTCAATTTTGCTGATCATTATTGTACTTATGCAATCCAGCAAGGGCGGTGGATTAGCAGGTACATTTGGCGGGGCAGGCGGTATGGGCTCAATGTTTGGAACAAGAAGAACTGCGGATTTCCTGAGTAAAGCTACATGGTGGCTTGGTGGAACTCTTGCAGTTTTAGCAATTGTTATAAATTTGTTCTTCCTTCCGGGACAATCAAGTCAGGATCAGATTGAAAGTGTGATTCAAAAATCAGGAAGACAAAATGTACCAACAACCCCGACTTTACCTCAAAGTACTAACACAACCCCATAG